From Myxococcus virescens:
CGGCAGCGCGGGCGGTCGGGGTGAATGAGCGCACGCTGCAGCGCCTGTTGAGGCGTGCGGGCGGCATCCGGCGGCCGCCGCGCGTGCGCTCTGCCTTGCGTTTGAGCGTGGCCGAGCGCGAGGAGGTGTCTCGTGGCGTGCAGGCGGAAGAGTCCATGCGCGCCATCGCGCGGCGGCTG
This genomic window contains:
- a CDS encoding helix-turn-helix domain-containing protein, producing MSGEDWLEVQRAVAAGQTQEAAARAVGVNERTLQRLLRRAGGIRRPPRVRSALRLSVAEREEVSRGVQAEESMRAIARRL